The Rhipicephalus sanguineus isolate Rsan-2018 chromosome 7, BIME_Rsan_1.4, whole genome shotgun sequence genome includes a window with the following:
- the LOC119399978 gene encoding glycogen synthase kinase-3 — translation MARKLTGFSTTGGGNPGGGGGGGYYHLPITDIVITKRDGQKVKTVQVVRADGADDDLIEMSYISTKVIGKGTFGVVQQIKLVDTGEVYAVKWVRQDRKFKNRELQIIRSLSHPNITRLCYFFCTLDKNKDTVYLNLIMEYIPETVHRVIMHYSRNKHTFPLFFIKLYMYQVLRGLAYIHMLGICHRDIKPQNLLCDPDKCVVKVCDFGSAKILIKDEPNVAYICSRYYRAPELILGATEYTTMVDVWSAGCVLAEFFIARPVFPGDSNLDQFSEIMRVLGTPTEEQVLQMNPNWTECRFPKRKAVPWEKVLDGKGTPKAIDLLARLLDYVPSKRMTCFDGMAHSFFDDLRLAGATLPDGGPLPPLFNFSAEEMQVNPSINHLLRPQQAGSSSNAMSRKSSLPKK, via the exons ATGGCGAGAAAGTTGACCGGTTTCTCCACGACCGGAGGTGGTAaccccggcggcggcggtggcggcggctacTACCACCTGCCAATCACCGACATTGTAATCACCAAGCGCGATGGCCAGAAG GTCAAGACGGTTCAGGTTGTCCGTGCCGACGGTGCCGATGACGATCTCATCGAGATGTCGTACATCAGCACCAAGGTGATCGGCAAGGGGACCTTTGGCGTCGTCCAGCAGATCAAGCTGGTCGACACGGGCGAAGTGTACGCCGTCAAGTGGGTGCGACAGGACCGCAAGTTCAAGAACCGCGAGCTGCAGATCATCCGCTCCCTGTCGCATCCCAACATCACGCGCCTGTGCTACTTCTTCTGCACGCTGGACAAGAACAAGGACACCGTCTACCTCAACCTCATAATGGAGTACATACCGGAGACCGTGCACAGGGTCATCATGCACTACAGCCGGAACAAGCACACCTTCCCACTGTTCTTTATCAAGCTCTACATGTACCAG GTTCTCAGGGGCCTGGCGTACATCCACATGCTGGGCATCTGCCACAGGGACATCAAGCCCCAGAACCTTCTCTGCGACCCGGACAAGTGCGTCGTCAAGGTGTGCGACTTCGGCTCGGCCAAGATCCTCATCAAGGACgagcccaacgtcgcgtacatctgCTCCCGCTACTACCGAGCCCCCGAACTCATCCTGGGCGCGACCGAATACACGACCATGGTCGACGTCTGGTCGGCCGGCTGCGTACTCGCCGAGTTCTTCATCGCGAGACCCGTGTTTCCGGGCGACAGTAACCTGGACCAGTTCTCCGAGATCATGCGCGTCCTGGGCACGCCCACCGAGGAGCAGGTCCTCCAGATGAACCCCAACTGGACCGAATGCCGGTTTCCCAAGCGCAAGGCGGTACCCTGGGAGAAGGTGCTGGACGGCAAAGGCACGCCGAAGGCGATCGACCTCCTGGCCAGGCTTCTGGACTACGTGCCCAGCAAGAGGATGACCTGCTTCGACGGAATGGCGCACAGCTTCTTCGACGACCTGCGTCTCGCAGGGGCCACGCTGCCCGACGGCGGACCGCTGCCACCCCTGTTCAACTTCTCGGCCGAAGAAATGCAGGTGAATCCTTCGATCAACCACCTTCTGCGGCCCCAGCAGGCTGGCTCTTCCAGCAACGCCATGTCCAGAAAGTCTTCGTTACCGAAGAAGTGA